A window of Candidatus Hydrogenedentota bacterium contains these coding sequences:
- the rbfA gene encoding 30S ribosome-binding factor RbfA, which yields MKAKGRTLRVGTLIKEEIAKLITKGLKDPRIGFVSIMDVRMSADLRYANVYVSLFGSESERKSSLVGLQNSAGWIRHEVGKFLHMRVLPEIRFFSDDTLDKVYHLEDVFEEIHAEQRQQPMLKLSLEEAVAALRTGTRFYIVSHVNPDGDAIGSMLALRLLLQHFGVTEIVCALDGKVPDSFSELPGVKSIVNADVAPEEYDVAILVDCGQLSRIGALADHIPAGKQILIFDHHREDGEPGTSGIIDIEYAAAGELIAALYEEAEVPWTPESAACIYTAVATDTGCFRFSNTTSQTHRLAAELIESGIDVGRLNQQLFSNMSGQHFEVMRHVLSRVELHFNGSVALSWIDNADLEQLGARREDTENLINIWQSINKVQVAIFFKSFYPGKISVSFRSNNSFDSAAFLRSFGGGGHACAAGATLEMSMEEARDEILSALAHHEQFQQ from the coding sequence ATGAAAGCAAAAGGCAGAACCCTTCGTGTTGGAACCCTCATTAAAGAGGAAATCGCAAAGCTGATCACGAAAGGCTTAAAAGATCCGCGTATTGGATTTGTGTCGATTATGGACGTGCGCATGTCAGCCGACCTGCGCTATGCGAATGTTTACGTGAGTCTCTTCGGTTCCGAGTCTGAGCGTAAAAGCTCTTTAGTGGGATTACAGAACTCAGCGGGCTGGATTCGTCATGAGGTAGGCAAGTTTTTGCACATGCGCGTTTTGCCTGAGATCCGCTTCTTTTCTGATGATACCTTGGATAAGGTGTATCACCTTGAAGATGTCTTTGAAGAGATTCATGCCGAACAACGACAACAGCCCATGCTCAAGCTTTCTTTGGAAGAAGCTGTTGCTGCGCTGCGCACCGGTACCCGATTCTATATTGTTTCTCATGTAAATCCTGATGGGGACGCTATCGGCAGTATGCTGGCACTCCGTTTGCTCTTGCAGCATTTTGGGGTCACTGAAATTGTCTGTGCCCTTGATGGAAAAGTGCCGGATTCCTTTAGCGAGCTGCCCGGTGTGAAAAGCATCGTGAATGCCGATGTTGCGCCCGAGGAATACGATGTCGCCATTTTGGTGGATTGCGGACAGTTATCGCGTATTGGCGCCTTAGCGGATCACATCCCCGCCGGGAAGCAAATCTTGATTTTCGATCATCATAGAGAAGACGGTGAGCCGGGTACTTCCGGTATCATTGACATTGAATACGCTGCGGCGGGAGAATTGATCGCCGCCTTATATGAAGAGGCGGAGGTGCCTTGGACGCCTGAGTCCGCCGCCTGCATCTATACGGCTGTGGCAACGGATACTGGATGTTTTCGTTTTTCCAATACGACCTCCCAAACCCATCGTCTCGCAGCGGAGCTCATAGAAAGTGGCATTGATGTTGGACGATTAAACCAACAACTCTTCAGTAATATGAGCGGCCAACATTTTGAAGTGATGCGCCACGTTCTTTCCCGTGTGGAATTGCACTTCAACGGCTCGGTAGCCCTTTCTTGGATTGATAACGCCGACTTGGAGCAGCTTGGTGCACGCCGGGAAGATACGGAAAATCTGATCAATATTTGGCAAAGCATCAACAAGGTTCAAGTTGCCATTTTCTTTAAGAGTTTTTATCCGGGAAAAATTAGCGTTAGTTTTCGTTCGAATAATTCTTTTGATAGTGCCGCTTTCTTACGTTCCTTTGGAGGCGGCGGTCATGCCTGTGCTGCGGGAGCAACCTTGGAGATGTCCATGGAGGAGGCGCGCGACGAAATCTTGTCGGCTCTTGCTCACCATGAACAATTTCAACAATAA
- a CDS encoding prolyl oligopeptidase family serine peptidase, producing the protein MTPVFIVALLCAAGCGALSTKTTDSLQTSEHFTKEIKSTVETNYLLFLPENYDQTQQQWPLLLFLHGAGERGDDLSKVEVHGPPRLIADGKKDFPFIVVSPQCPKDAWWSDGPQIDALDALLSHLIKTYRIDENRIYATGLSMGGFGTWRLACEYPDRFAAIVPICGSGEPYRAHKIRHLPVWVFHGAKDDVIPIQSSQMMVDALKKAEGNVEFTIYPEAGHDAWTETYNNAALYEWLLQQRRSLNK; encoded by the coding sequence ATGACACCGGTTTTTATTGTAGCGCTTCTCTGCGCCGCGGGCTGCGGCGCCCTTTCCACCAAAACGACCGACTCCCTTCAGACATCGGAACACTTTACAAAGGAAATTAAATCTACGGTGGAAACAAATTATTTGCTTTTTCTCCCCGAAAATTATGACCAAACACAGCAACAATGGCCGCTCCTGCTTTTCCTCCATGGCGCGGGAGAACGAGGCGACGATCTGAGCAAGGTAGAAGTACACGGACCGCCTCGGCTTATCGCAGATGGGAAAAAAGATTTCCCTTTTATTGTTGTGTCCCCCCAATGCCCGAAAGATGCATGGTGGAGTGATGGCCCGCAAATTGACGCCTTGGACGCACTCCTAAGCCATCTCATCAAAACATATCGTATTGATGAAAATCGCATTTACGCCACAGGGCTCAGCATGGGCGGCTTCGGTACCTGGCGCCTCGCTTGCGAATATCCCGATCGTTTTGCCGCCATTGTTCCCATCTGCGGAAGCGGAGAACCCTATCGTGCCCATAAGATCCGACACCTTCCGGTCTGGGTATTTCATGGCGCAAAAGATGATGTGATTCCTATTCAGTCATCGCAAATGATGGTAGATGCCCTGAAGAAAGCGGAAGGTAACGTGGAATTCACCATATACCCGGAAGCAGGTCATGACGCTTGGACGGAGACCTATAACAACGCTGCCCTCTATGAATGGCTCCTCCAACAAAGACGCTCGCTAAATAAATAG
- a CDS encoding DUF503 domain-containing protein: MTIGLLQMELLLPEARSLKDKRRLIKSLKDRLHNKFNCSVAETGGQDLWQRSSLAVCIVGGDSRHVNSQLNTVVTYVEMSAAVVLVDYRMELL, from the coding sequence GTGACCATAGGGTTGTTGCAGATGGAACTGCTCTTGCCTGAGGCGCGTTCGCTTAAAGACAAGCGGCGTCTCATCAAAAGTCTTAAAGATCGGCTGCACAACAAGTTTAACTGTTCTGTGGCAGAAACAGGCGGTCAGGATTTATGGCAACGCAGCAGTTTGGCTGTCTGTATCGTGGGTGGAGATTCCCGGCATGTGAATAGTCAACTCAATACTGTTGTTACTTATGTGGAGATGAGTGCTGCAGTGGTTTTAGTTGATTATAGGATGGAATTGTTATGA
- a CDS encoding ribosome maturation factor RimP: protein MDANSLVRQLWPVVETDLQLLGYELVELEIGKQGSSLLLRVFIDNVSSSISLDDCTKASRMLSPLLDNLEFMPEDYFLELSSPGLNRPIRKLDHFKRYTDSTVEVTVITPVEGRRRFKGVLTEVGTDTIHLDLGSANVTLHLNNIKKARLDRPMSSG, encoded by the coding sequence ATGGACGCGAACTCGCTGGTACGCCAACTTTGGCCCGTCGTGGAGACAGATCTCCAACTGTTGGGTTATGAGTTGGTCGAGCTGGAAATCGGCAAACAGGGAAGTTCGCTCTTATTGCGTGTCTTTATTGATAATGTGAGCTCGTCAATATCGCTTGATGACTGTACCAAGGCGAGCCGCATGTTGAGTCCTTTATTGGACAATTTGGAGTTCATGCCGGAAGATTATTTCCTTGAACTTTCCTCGCCCGGCTTGAATCGACCCATACGAAAGCTAGACCATTTTAAACGCTATACAGACAGTACGGTAGAGGTTACTGTCATAACTCCTGTGGAAGGACGGCGCCGGTTTAAAGGAGTTTTAACAGAAGTTGGAACCGATACGATCCACTTGGATTTGGGAAGTGCCAACGTTACCTTGCATTTGAACAATATCAAGAAAGCAAGACTGGATCGACCGATGAGTTCTGGTTAA
- a CDS encoding bifunctional riboflavin kinase/FAD synthetase, which translates to MEIIEDVRRTERSFEDVVLTIGCFDGVHRGHQKIIQTLMEHADDRKGTAAVMVMEPNPRHYFSSGQASYILTDLPQKARLLEALGVAVLYILPFDEETVTMSPQDFIEKILVERCQAKAIVIGHDFTFGYQAQGNYNDLKQAAQEHGFQLAQVPPLIINGERVSSTLIRERVALGEVEAIDVYLGRSYSLHGTVISGQGIGSTLGFPTANIDIGAACIPAHGVYASEAYVKGTHRKAAVNIGIAPTIRGSRPLVEAHLLDFEENLVGADLEIIFHKRLRPEKKFPSREALVEAIGKDVAMVRAMEW; encoded by the coding sequence GTGGAAATTATTGAAGATGTCAGAAGAACAGAACGATCTTTTGAAGACGTGGTGTTGACTATTGGATGTTTTGACGGTGTCCACCGCGGACATCAGAAAATTATCCAAACACTTATGGAACATGCAGATGACAGGAAGGGCACTGCTGCTGTCATGGTCATGGAACCCAATCCGCGCCACTACTTTTCCTCCGGGCAGGCGTCGTATATCTTGACTGATCTCCCGCAAAAGGCGCGGCTTTTAGAAGCCTTAGGCGTGGCCGTTCTTTACATCCTTCCTTTCGACGAAGAAACAGTGACCATGTCTCCTCAAGACTTCATAGAAAAGATTCTAGTCGAGCGGTGTCAAGCAAAAGCTATTGTAATCGGACATGATTTTACCTTTGGTTATCAGGCACAGGGGAATTACAACGATCTGAAACAGGCCGCGCAGGAGCATGGTTTTCAACTGGCTCAAGTGCCCCCGCTCATTATTAATGGGGAACGGGTGAGCAGCACCTTAATTCGGGAACGCGTCGCGCTGGGAGAAGTGGAAGCCATTGACGTTTATCTTGGGCGCAGCTACAGTCTCCATGGGACCGTGATTTCAGGTCAAGGCATCGGCAGCACCTTGGGTTTCCCGACTGCGAATATAGATATTGGTGCCGCCTGTATCCCTGCCCATGGGGTGTATGCCTCGGAAGCCTATGTGAAGGGTACTCATCGTAAAGCAGCCGTCAATATCGGTATTGCTCCTACGATACGGGGCAGCAGACCTTTGGTAGAGGCGCATCTGCTGGACTTTGAAGAGAATTTGGTGGGCGCAGATCTTGAAATTATTTTTCACAAACGGCTGCGGCCCGAAAAGAAATTTCCTTCCCGGGAAGCCTTAGTGGAAGCGATTGGCAAAGATGTCGCTATGGTCCGTGCCATGGAATGGTGA
- the nusA gene encoding transcription termination/antitermination protein NusA, translating into MDRHTLLEAIRSAIETAARKALNRVAYVSVDIDPKTLAINVYEIRLVTETIQDPTSEILLEDALKLNPEVVVGNRLKVPATPAEFGRIAAQTARQVIAQKIKEAERERIFEEFKQREGDVVTGAVKRMVSSGLLVSIGQVEALLPMREQSPREKYKIGDRIRAIVIEVNRAPHNTKVILSRTSPELVRVLFEMEVPEIYDGTVMIKSIARDAGSRTKVAVVSLDPHVDAVGACVGLKGTRVRAVVDELYGEKIDIIRWSENPQELCVHALNPVDIVKIELNEEMKRIHVQVPQDQLSLAIGKRGQNARLASQLVGWNIDIRGSDEEHSEEDEDLSDEGDEDTAVEESVPEQSDTAQASEEVEPVEDTGEHLSQDAEEQPAD; encoded by the coding sequence ATGGATCGTCATACACTTCTTGAAGCGATTCGAAGCGCTATCGAGACTGCTGCGCGCAAAGCGTTAAATCGCGTGGCGTATGTATCCGTTGATATTGATCCGAAGACCCTTGCCATTAATGTCTATGAAATCAGATTGGTCACCGAGACCATTCAAGATCCGACCTCGGAGATTTTGTTAGAAGATGCTCTTAAACTGAATCCGGAAGTGGTCGTAGGCAACCGTCTCAAAGTGCCGGCGACGCCAGCCGAATTTGGCCGTATTGCGGCACAAACTGCGCGTCAAGTGATTGCCCAAAAAATTAAAGAAGCCGAGCGCGAGCGTATTTTTGAAGAATTTAAACAACGGGAAGGCGATGTGGTTACCGGCGCGGTGAAGCGTATGGTGTCCAGCGGTCTGCTGGTGAGTATTGGTCAGGTTGAGGCGCTGCTTCCCATGCGCGAACAATCACCCCGTGAAAAATATAAAATCGGTGACCGAATACGGGCCATAGTTATTGAAGTGAATCGCGCGCCCCATAACACGAAAGTTATTTTATCGCGTACGTCGCCTGAATTGGTTCGTGTTCTTTTTGAAATGGAAGTTCCCGAAATTTACGACGGTACGGTCATGATCAAATCCATCGCTCGGGATGCGGGCAGCCGCACCAAAGTCGCCGTTGTATCCTTGGATCCCCATGTGGACGCGGTGGGCGCCTGTGTAGGGCTTAAAGGTACTCGTGTCCGCGCTGTGGTTGATGAATTGTATGGTGAAAAAATCGATATTATCCGTTGGAGCGAAAATCCTCAAGAACTCTGTGTTCATGCACTCAATCCGGTGGATATCGTTAAAATAGAACTAAATGAAGAAATGAAGCGCATTCACGTGCAAGTGCCCCAAGATCAATTGTCGCTTGCCATTGGTAAGCGTGGGCAAAATGCACGGTTGGCTTCACAACTTGTTGGCTGGAACATAGACATTCGCGGCAGTGACGAGGAGCACTCTGAAGAGGACGAAGACCTTTCCGACGAAGGTGACGAAGATACCGCTGTGGAAGAATCCGTTCCGGAACAAAGCGATACCGCTCAAGCTTCTGAAGAAGTGGAGCCCGTCGAAGATACCGGGGAGCATCTTTCTCAAGACGCTGAAGAGCAGCCCGCCGACTAA
- a CDS encoding alpha-L-fucosidase has translation MPLFQLLLVVMSTAMTGVVEAPQPYGVVPNESQLQWHELEFYGFIHFTINTFTNKEWGYGDESPSLFNPSDFDADQIVGVAQDAGMTGLILTCKHHDGFCLWPSKYTDHSVAASPWREGKGDMVREFSEACRKKGLRFGVYLSPWDRNHADYGRDAYVTYYRNQLRELLTEYGPIFEVWFDGANGGDGWYGGAKEKRTIDRSSYYNWPETWQIVREPQPTAQLFSDVGPDIRWVGNESGYAGDPCWATYTPEGYKGLPPSPGQTNSKAGEEGTRNGDYWMPAEVDVSIRPGWFYHRWEDRKVRSLDNRQQIYFQSVGRGASLLLNLPPDRRGRIHEKDTDVLHAFGKWYRALYASNLIDGADISASNVRGNDARFEAAAVGDPDRNRYWSTDDDVTTATLHLSWRDAITFNVVSLREYLPLGLRVDHWVLEYQDGGAWREFAQGVGIGNRRLWRGSAITTTAIRLRIEDASACPAISEISLHRDNFE, from the coding sequence ATGCCCCTATTCCAACTTCTTCTCGTCGTGATGAGTACTGCAATGACCGGCGTTGTGGAAGCGCCGCAGCCTTATGGTGTAGTACCCAATGAAAGTCAGCTGCAATGGCATGAACTGGAATTTTACGGATTCATCCATTTTACGATCAACACCTTTACAAACAAGGAATGGGGCTATGGCGATGAATCGCCCTCGCTCTTTAATCCCTCCGACTTTGACGCCGATCAAATTGTTGGTGTCGCTCAAGACGCAGGGATGACCGGGCTCATCCTCACCTGTAAACATCATGACGGATTCTGCCTTTGGCCCTCGAAATATACCGACCATTCCGTTGCAGCCAGTCCGTGGCGCGAGGGGAAGGGCGATATGGTTCGAGAATTTTCAGAGGCATGCCGCAAAAAAGGGCTCCGCTTTGGCGTCTACCTTTCCCCGTGGGATCGCAACCACGCCGATTATGGACGTGATGCCTACGTGACCTATTACAGAAATCAGTTGCGCGAATTGTTAACCGAATACGGTCCTATTTTTGAGGTCTGGTTTGACGGCGCTAACGGCGGCGACGGTTGGTACGGCGGCGCAAAAGAAAAACGAACCATCGACCGAAGCAGCTATTATAATTGGCCGGAAACCTGGCAAATCGTACGAGAACCCCAACCCACGGCGCAGCTCTTCTCTGACGTAGGCCCCGATATCCGATGGGTAGGCAATGAGTCCGGCTATGCGGGAGATCCCTGTTGGGCGACCTATACGCCGGAAGGATACAAGGGCTTGCCGCCCAGTCCGGGACAAACGAATTCTAAAGCAGGCGAAGAAGGAACCCGTAATGGAGACTATTGGATGCCTGCGGAAGTGGATGTTTCTATTCGACCGGGATGGTTTTATCACCGTTGGGAAGACCGAAAAGTGCGCAGTCTCGACAACCGACAACAAATCTATTTTCAATCCGTCGGGCGCGGCGCTTCCCTGCTATTAAACCTACCGCCTGACCGACGAGGCCGCATTCATGAAAAGGATACGGATGTATTACACGCTTTCGGCAAATGGTATCGCGCCCTTTATGCCTCAAATCTGATTGACGGCGCGGACATCTCCGCATCCAATGTACGGGGTAATGATGCGCGCTTCGAAGCCGCAGCTGTGGGTGACCCTGATCGAAATCGCTATTGGTCTACCGATGATGACGTAACAACGGCAACCCTTCATCTTAGCTGGCGAGACGCCATCACCTTTAATGTAGTCAGTCTCCGCGAATATTTGCCCCTTGGCTTGCGCGTGGATCATTGGGTCTTGGAGTATCAAGATGGCGGAGCGTGGAGGGAATTCGCACAAGGCGTTGGTATCGGTAACCGTCGCTTATGGCGAGGATCAGCCATTACCACCACGGCAATACGGCTGCGCATCGAAGACGCGTCTGCCTGCCCTGCTATTTCAGAAATTAGTTTACATCGGGACAATTTTGAATAA
- the infB gene encoding translation initiation factor IF-2, with the protein MQTITGLAERFDNITDLEALEALRKLGHVVEGIDSPISDDMVDCLLDIDEDPAELDKKVEKYQLAQKKEQEKKEKEAKKEAAKKAAAAKKAAAKKAAAKPKAKPKAKTAAKAKAKATPKAKAAAKPKAKAKPKAAAKKEAVIVDEIVEEAEIVEAEIIEEEPISEIVKTLPEEPAVTEAEETAEELLEEEAPQEEEQVSQPVAEPEVEPEAETPSETVDEETADSEAAAKPIAEILPESEESLYAESSQKDSLADADTEAGAVESTGVLAQAERRHEAEVLQRAEREQKQKAQKELRGAQLSDVRADPEIVAAVIRRDEERKRKLEEEKKRAQRRGPKAKESGPLTTPLIATDPVLEGEVAKGKPVRRAGDTDAKGSKKSIKRAERSRIREENMRREAAAAVKEFQAGSVFGTKKRRRKRREDQEIDTTDKVFSGTIDVDEMVTVESLATLMDVSVSEVILALMDEDIMATKNQQLDMDSVRRVAEKFNSTVNVVIPEEEDLCAEELDPPESMVLRPPVVTVMGHVDHGKTSLLDAIRTTRVVEGEAGGITQHIAAYDIDVNGGRITFLDTPGHEAFAQMRARGAHVTDIVILVVAANDGVKPQTIEAINHARASEVPIVVAINKCDLANAQPDRVRQELTQYGLLDEAWGGKTIMKNISAKMNDGVEELMEMLILQAELLELKANPDKRARGTVIEAELTTGLGPVAWVLIQSGTLRVGDAFLAGQSFGHVRSITDCRGKSLQEAGPAMPVIVTGFNQPAEAGDVFIVAQEERIARGIAEKREARARIKRGPVIRHMSLEDFHARFSGQEQKTLPIIIKADVQGSVDVLQSSFSKLGNEEVSVCVVHAGVGGVSESDVLLAETSDAVIIGFHVTANAKVKKMAEQSGVEIRSYRVIYEALDDVRSALEGMLTPESREVVTGHAEVREVFKSSALGNIAGCYQTDGETTRGSQARLVRDGVIVYEGHINSLRRMKDDVRSVSAGFECGIKLERFDDIREGDVIESFKIESIAKTLEQGSA; encoded by the coding sequence ATGCAAACCATTACCGGTTTGGCGGAAAGATTTGACAACATTACCGATTTGGAAGCGCTTGAAGCCCTTCGAAAACTCGGCCATGTTGTGGAAGGCATTGATTCGCCAATTTCTGATGACATGGTAGACTGTTTGCTTGATATCGACGAAGATCCCGCTGAGCTGGATAAGAAGGTTGAAAAATATCAACTCGCTCAGAAAAAGGAACAAGAGAAAAAAGAAAAGGAAGCGAAGAAGGAAGCGGCAAAGAAAGCGGCGGCCGCCAAGAAGGCAGCAGCGAAAAAAGCGGCGGCAAAGCCGAAAGCCAAACCAAAAGCAAAGACTGCGGCAAAAGCCAAGGCTAAAGCGACTCCAAAAGCCAAAGCGGCGGCGAAACCGAAAGCCAAAGCGAAGCCGAAGGCGGCAGCGAAAAAAGAAGCGGTTATTGTTGATGAGATTGTTGAAGAGGCCGAGATCGTAGAGGCGGAGATCATCGAAGAGGAGCCGATCTCTGAAATTGTGAAGACTCTTCCGGAAGAGCCGGCAGTGACAGAGGCAGAAGAAACGGCGGAAGAGCTTCTTGAAGAAGAAGCACCGCAAGAAGAGGAACAGGTGTCTCAACCTGTAGCAGAACCTGAAGTAGAGCCGGAAGCGGAAACGCCGTCGGAAACTGTAGATGAAGAAACGGCGGATAGCGAAGCGGCTGCCAAACCTATAGCAGAAATATTGCCGGAATCGGAAGAATCGCTTTATGCGGAATCGAGTCAAAAAGACTCTCTAGCCGATGCCGATACGGAAGCAGGGGCGGTTGAATCAACGGGTGTATTGGCACAAGCCGAACGTCGCCACGAAGCGGAAGTATTGCAACGTGCGGAACGCGAACAAAAACAGAAAGCACAAAAGGAATTGCGAGGCGCACAATTATCTGATGTTCGGGCAGACCCGGAGATCGTAGCGGCCGTTATTCGGCGCGATGAAGAACGCAAACGTAAGCTTGAAGAAGAGAAGAAGCGTGCGCAGCGGCGTGGACCCAAAGCGAAAGAAAGCGGACCGTTGACTACCCCCTTGATTGCCACCGACCCGGTGCTTGAAGGTGAAGTGGCTAAAGGAAAACCGGTTCGACGTGCGGGCGATACGGATGCTAAGGGCAGTAAAAAATCTATAAAACGGGCGGAACGTTCTCGTATCCGTGAAGAAAATATGCGCCGTGAGGCGGCGGCAGCAGTGAAGGAATTTCAAGCGGGTTCCGTTTTCGGAACGAAAAAGCGTCGCAGAAAAAGACGTGAGGATCAGGAGATAGATACGACAGATAAAGTGTTCAGCGGTACCATTGACGTAGATGAGATGGTGACTGTTGAGAGCTTGGCTACGCTCATGGATGTGTCGGTAAGCGAGGTAATCTTAGCGCTTATGGATGAAGATATCATGGCGACCAAGAACCAGCAACTGGATATGGATTCTGTCCGGCGCGTTGCTGAAAAATTCAATAGTACGGTGAATGTAGTCATTCCTGAAGAGGAGGATCTCTGCGCTGAAGAACTCGATCCTCCGGAATCCATGGTGCTGAGACCGCCCGTGGTGACGGTCATGGGACACGTGGATCATGGGAAGACCTCTTTGCTCGATGCGATTCGTACGACGAGGGTCGTCGAAGGCGAAGCAGGCGGTATCACGCAGCATATTGCTGCTTATGATATCGACGTGAACGGCGGCCGTATCACCTTCTTGGATACGCCGGGTCATGAAGCCTTTGCGCAAATGCGTGCACGGGGCGCCCATGTTACCGATATCGTGATCTTGGTGGTTGCTGCCAATGACGGTGTTAAACCGCAAACCATTGAAGCGATCAATCACGCCCGTGCTTCCGAAGTACCCATTGTGGTTGCTATCAATAAATGTGATCTTGCCAATGCGCAGCCCGATCGGGTGCGACAGGAATTAACCCAATATGGCTTGCTTGATGAAGCTTGGGGCGGCAAGACCATTATGAAAAATATCAGCGCCAAAATGAATGATGGCGTTGAAGAACTTATGGAAATGCTCATATTACAGGCTGAGCTGCTCGAATTGAAGGCGAACCCGGATAAGAGAGCGCGGGGTACTGTGATTGAAGCGGAACTGACTACCGGACTGGGGCCTGTTGCTTGGGTACTCATTCAGAGCGGTACCTTACGGGTCGGCGATGCGTTTTTGGCAGGTCAAAGCTTTGGCCATGTCCGTTCCATCACCGATTGCCGCGGCAAATCCCTGCAAGAAGCGGGTCCCGCCATGCCTGTAATCGTGACCGGATTTAATCAACCTGCCGAAGCGGGAGACGTTTTCATTGTTGCCCAAGAAGAGCGTATTGCCCGAGGCATTGCCGAGAAACGCGAGGCGCGCGCCCGGATTAAGCGCGGACCTGTGATCCGTCACATGTCTTTAGAAGATTTTCACGCGCGTTTCTCAGGTCAAGAACAAAAGACCTTGCCTATCATTATTAAAGCCGACGTGCAGGGCTCTGTCGATGTGCTCCAATCCAGTTTTTCAAAATTGGGTAATGAAGAAGTGAGCGTTTGTGTTGTTCATGCAGGCGTCGGCGGTGTCAGTGAATCGGATGTGTTGTTGGCGGAAACCAGTGATGCGGTCATCATCGGATTCCATGTCACAGCGAATGCCAAAGTCAAAAAAATGGCGGAACAATCCGGTGTCGAAATACGGAGCTATCGCGTTATTTATGAGGCGTTGGACGATGTTCGCAGCGCACTGGAAGGCATGTTAACGCCTGAATCCCGTGAAGTGGTAACGGGCCATGCGGAAGTCCGGGAAGTATTCAAATCTTCTGCCCTCGGCAATATTGCAGGCTGCTACCAGACCGATGGAGAGACTACGCGCGGTTCCCAAGCGCGATTGGTACGTGATGGGGTGATTGTCTATGAAGGACATATCAATTCGCTTCGCCGCATGAAAGACGATGTACGTTCCGTAAGTGCCGGCTTTGAATGCGGTATCAAATTGGAGCGTTTTGATGATATTCGCGAAGGTGATGTTATTGAATCGTTCAAGATTGAATCTATCGCCAAGACACTGGAACAGGGAAGCGCGTGA
- the truB gene encoding tRNA pseudouridine(55) synthase TruB produces MQLNALLLVDKPSKITSHDVVDVLRKVTGIRKIGHAGTLDPLATGLLVMCIGQATRLSQYLTALDKEYEGAMRLGLTSASHDLEGEITATVPVDPNLSLDDIQEACKHFTGNIQQVPPMVSAVKIGGKRLYKLARAGKEIDRPPRSVTVEEFRITQWNAPDAELVVRCSSGVYVRTLCHDVGQQLGCGSLLAKLRRTRVGKFRLEDAATLDALDSKEAVLQRAIPMGEVLDFPSVVVNEMQKQMLAEGNAISGLNLPESGGASSDLIQLKDAEGKLIALAVPIPSAAGFRLQPKCVFTS; encoded by the coding sequence ATGCAATTGAATGCCCTTCTTCTTGTCGATAAACCTTCCAAAATAACATCCCACGATGTGGTGGATGTGCTTCGTAAGGTGACAGGTATACGCAAAATAGGGCATGCCGGCACTTTGGATCCCTTAGCAACAGGATTGTTGGTCATGTGTATCGGGCAAGCCACGCGCCTATCGCAATACTTGACAGCTCTAGACAAGGAATATGAAGGCGCCATGCGGTTGGGCTTGACTTCGGCATCACACGATCTGGAAGGAGAGATCACGGCGACTGTGCCCGTAGATCCCAATCTTAGCTTGGATGATATTCAAGAGGCTTGCAAGCATTTTACAGGAAATATACAGCAAGTGCCGCCTATGGTCAGTGCTGTTAAAATTGGGGGAAAACGGCTTTATAAACTTGCGCGGGCGGGAAAAGAAATCGATCGCCCGCCGCGGTCGGTGACTGTCGAGGAATTTCGTATTACCCAATGGAATGCGCCGGATGCGGAACTTGTTGTGCGCTGTTCCAGCGGCGTCTATGTGCGCACCTTATGTCATGATGTGGGGCAACAGCTTGGCTGCGGTTCGTTGCTGGCGAAGCTGCGGCGTACTCGGGTAGGAAAATTCAGACTGGAGGATGCCGCCACGCTGGATGCCTTGGATTCCAAGGAGGCGGTGCTGCAGCGTGCCATTCCTATGGGAGAGGTATTGGATTTTCCGTCAGTTGTTGTGAATGAGATGCAGAAGCAAATGCTCGCGGAAGGCAATGCCATTTCCGGGCTGAACTTGCCGGAAAGCGGCGGCGCATCCTCCGATCTCATCCAGCTAAAAGATGCTGAGGGTAAACTGATTGCCTTGGCGGTGCCGATCCCTTCAGCCGCCGGATTTCGTTTGCAGCCTAAATGCGTTTTTACATCCTGA